In Tumebacillus amylolyticus, the sequence CCCTCCACCCACTACGGGGTGTCAGGCTTTGTTTTTTGGGTGTTAGCCTTTGCGCTTGAATTGCCCGCGCTTCTGCGAGAGCATCCGCAAGCCGCCAAGGTGCCACAGATATTTTGCTTTGGAGCCTTCCTTCATCAACGCGGCGGGCACGCCCTTGGTGCGAACGCCCTTGACGCTGCCGACACCGACTTCGTGACCGAGCGACGCCAGCGTGCCAAGGTTGTTGAAATGGAACGGTTGCATCGGGAGACCGCTCTCGATGGCTTGCAGATTCTCCGCCACGCGATTGCCCATCTGTTCGGCCGCCTGCCCGGTCGGGGGCAACGGTTTGCCGTCTTCCCCCGTGAACCATGCGGAGTCCCCGATGACGAACACATTCTCGAAGTTCACCGATTGGCAGAATTCATTCACTTTGGCCCGGCCTTTCGGATCGACCTCAAAGCCTGCTTCCTTGATCAACGGATTGGCACGCACCCCGCCGGTCCAGACGATCGTCTTGGCGTCGAGGGTTTCACCCGATTTGAGTTCCACCTGATTCGGGTTCACTTTGACGATCGCCGTGCCGGTGCGCAATTGGACGCCCTTGCTTTCCAACACGCGCTGCGCTTCTTCGCGCAAGCCTTCGTCGAGCATCGGCAGGATGGAGGGAGCGGCTTCGAGGTTGATCAGTTGAATTTTGTCCAAGGGCAAGTTGTATTGAGCGGCCAGTTCCGGCAACCACTCGGCCAGTTCTCCGCACAACTCGATGCCGGTCAGACCCGCTCCGCCGATGAGGACACGGAGTTTGGCGTCGTCTTGGTCTTCATGCCACGAAGCGAACGTTTTCTCGATGTGTTCATGCAATTGGCGGGCGGTGTCCAGAGAGCGCAGCACCAGCGCATTCTCTTGCATGCCGGGGATTCCGAAGTATTCCGGCGCGTTGCCCAGCGCGATGACCAAGTAGTCGTAGGGGAGCTCTCCTTGGTTTGTGATCACTTTGCTGTCTTGCGGGCGCAATTCCTGCACCGTCGCTTTGAGAATTTCAGATGACGGTCGGCGCAACACCTCGCGCAGTGGAACGGAATACTCGTCGAATGTGTTACGACCCCCTGCCGGTTCATGGAGCAGGGTGGTGAAGTAGTGGTACTCATGTTTATTGATCAGTGTGAAGGGTTGACCGGATCTCTCCAAGGCGACGGCTGTGGCCATGCCTCCGTATCCGGCACCCAGTATGACGATGTTCGCCATCTCGGTCTCACTCCTTTGTACGTCTTAGATTCCTTAGCGTCTAGTCTTTCAAACAGTTTGGAAACCATGCTTGTGAAGTTCTGCACTTGGTACCAGTATACTCGCATCTTCACAGATTGTTCCTATTTTCACATGGGTTGGAGGAACGCTCATGAAACTCCGCGTCGGATTCGTCGCGATGTCCGTGAACCTCAAGAACGCAACACCTTCCTCGACGATGACCGTCACCAATTTCAACAAGATCATCGACCGGGAAGCAGGTCTGCGCAAACTGACGAACATCGCAGCCAAGAACTTGCAGAACACCCTGCGCATCTTGCGCCATGCTCATGCGCACGACATCCATCTGTACCGCTTCACCTCCAAACTCATCCCGATGCTCGGTCATGAGTTGACGGAGGGCTGGAATTTTTGGAGCAAGCTCGGTCCTGAGTTCGAAGAAGTGGGAAAGTTTGTGCGCGACACGGGGATGCGTGTCTCGTTTCACCCCGATCACTACACGATCTTGAATTCAAAAAGCGACGAAGTCGTCGCCAACTCCATTCTCGACATGGAGCGCCACGTCAAAATGTTCGAGTTGATGGGCCTCGACGAGCGGGCCAAACTGGTCATGCATGTCGGCGGCAGTTTCAAGGACAAAGCCGACTCGCTGCAACGATTTGAAGAAAACTGGGCGTCTGTGCCTGATCACGTCAAGCGCCGTGTGACGCTTGAGAACGACGACAAGACGTACACCGCGCTCGAAACGTTGGAACTCTGTGAGCGGCTGGGCATTCCGATGGTGCTCGACATCCATCACCATCGCTGCAATCCGGGCGA encodes:
- a CDS encoding NAD(P)/FAD-dependent oxidoreductase codes for the protein MANIVILGAGYGGMATAVALERSGQPFTLINKHEYHYFTTLLHEPAGGRNTFDEYSVPLREVLRRPSSEILKATVQELRPQDSKVITNQGELPYDYLVIALGNAPEYFGIPGMQENALVLRSLDTARQLHEHIEKTFASWHEDQDDAKLRVLIGGAGLTGIELCGELAEWLPELAAQYNLPLDKIQLINLEAAPSILPMLDEGLREEAQRVLESKGVQLRTGTAIVKVNPNQVELKSGETLDAKTIVWTGGVRANPLIKEAGFEVDPKGRAKVNEFCQSVNFENVFVIGDSAWFTGEDGKPLPPTGQAAEQMGNRVAENLQAIESGLPMQPFHFNNLGTLASLGHEVGVGSVKGVRTKGVPAALMKEGSKAKYLWHLGGLRMLSQKRGQFKRKG
- the uvsE gene encoding UV DNA damage repair endonuclease UvsE yields the protein MKLRVGFVAMSVNLKNATPSSTMTVTNFNKIIDREAGLRKLTNIAAKNLQNTLRILRHAHAHDIHLYRFTSKLIPMLGHELTEGWNFWSKLGPEFEEVGKFVRDTGMRVSFHPDHYTILNSKSDEVVANSILDMERHVKMFELMGLDERAKLVMHVGGSFKDKADSLQRFEENWASVPDHVKRRVTLENDDKTYTALETLELCERLGIPMVLDIHHHRCNPGDEELRDLVPRVFATWEPTGLVPKIHVSSPKSEEDPRHHADYIDIQDLVPFLDLVHEIDNQDFDIMVEAKQKDDSAFRLAADLAQVEGMKKIDGGTFEYK